A single window of Rubripirellula lacrimiformis DNA harbors:
- a CDS encoding serine/threonine-protein kinase, protein MSIRQKKLTIEALERIDDLCADFEQRWIANDPPSIESLLAPDIPANQRDALLAELILLDLDYRRRRGETPSKQEYMDRFPDQAQAIHDAWNDGGKPTGAFVPPSVQQMADLLPSLQIMELIGAGGMGAVYKARQEGLDRIVAVKILPQEFGHDVKFALRFTREARTLAKLNHPNIVALYEFGNVADTYYFLMEYVEGSTLRDLVKGGQLAPQHALAIVPHLCDALQYAHDKGVVHRDIKPENILMSVDGNVKIADFGLSRILGNETQQQSLTATHQIMGTPRYMAPEQMEGTHNVDHRADIYSLGVVIYEMLTGELPIGRFAAPSTKVQIDVRLDDVVMRTLEKEPQRRYQRASEIKSDVQSITSTVNPAYAETQVAGTPRDPERTRPVSVEQQELAGRFLITRRELMDRVKRSLRPLLGKQIIQILIGVAIIILGAQCWARNTHVPHRLFSGIILHVYGVFLIGSAVAICTRIKQIDYSKPVGEIRDNLGRLQSVYLGVGPVIGFPWWLLWIPVCVAIGFDQVMHPNSLIASLVVGAVGLAASIWLYWRAVRSGNAASESWKMKLSGGSIAAAYLALDEIENAQIR, encoded by the coding sequence ATGAGCATCCGTCAGAAAAAACTAACGATCGAGGCGCTGGAACGGATCGATGATCTGTGTGCCGATTTCGAACAACGTTGGATTGCGAACGATCCACCGTCGATCGAATCGCTGCTGGCCCCAGACATCCCCGCCAACCAGCGTGACGCGTTGCTGGCCGAACTGATCCTGTTGGATCTGGACTATCGGCGGCGGCGGGGGGAAACCCCAAGCAAACAGGAATACATGGACCGTTTTCCCGACCAGGCCCAAGCCATCCACGACGCATGGAACGATGGCGGCAAGCCGACCGGCGCGTTCGTTCCGCCCAGTGTCCAGCAAATGGCTGATTTATTGCCGTCGCTGCAGATCATGGAGCTGATTGGCGCTGGCGGGATGGGCGCAGTCTACAAGGCCCGCCAGGAAGGACTCGATCGGATTGTCGCGGTCAAGATTCTGCCGCAGGAATTTGGTCACGATGTCAAGTTCGCACTCCGGTTCACCCGCGAAGCACGGACGCTGGCCAAACTGAACCATCCCAACATTGTCGCGCTGTACGAATTCGGCAACGTCGCCGACACGTACTATTTTCTGATGGAATACGTCGAAGGATCGACTCTGCGCGACCTGGTCAAGGGCGGCCAACTGGCTCCCCAACACGCGCTGGCGATCGTGCCCCATCTTTGCGATGCCCTGCAATACGCTCACGACAAAGGCGTAGTGCATCGTGACATCAAACCCGAAAACATCCTGATGTCCGTCGACGGCAATGTGAAGATCGCTGACTTCGGTCTATCGAGAATTCTGGGCAACGAAACCCAGCAGCAATCGCTGACCGCTACGCACCAAATCATGGGCACGCCGCGGTACATGGCACCGGAACAGATGGAAGGCACGCACAACGTGGATCATCGCGCCGACATCTATTCGCTAGGAGTCGTCATCTATGAAATGTTGACGGGCGAATTGCCCATCGGACGATTCGCAGCACCATCGACGAAAGTTCAAATCGATGTCCGATTGGACGACGTCGTCATGCGGACACTCGAAAAGGAACCGCAGCGGCGATACCAACGGGCCAGCGAAATCAAGTCGGATGTTCAGTCGATCACATCGACCGTGAATCCGGCTTACGCAGAGACGCAGGTTGCGGGCACTCCGCGCGATCCTGAACGGACACGACCGGTGTCTGTGGAACAACAGGAATTGGCCGGACGATTCCTGATCACACGACGGGAATTGATGGACCGAGTCAAACGGTCACTTCGCCCGCTGTTGGGCAAGCAGATCATTCAGATCTTGATTGGGGTCGCGATCATCATCCTGGGTGCACAATGTTGGGCAAGGAACACGCATGTCCCCCATCGTTTGTTCAGCGGAATCATTCTGCATGTGTACGGCGTCTTCTTGATCGGTTCCGCAGTGGCCATCTGCACTCGAATCAAACAAATCGACTACTCGAAACCAGTCGGCGAAATCCGCGACAATCTGGGGCGTCTGCAATCGGTCTACCTGGGTGTCGGGCCGGTCATCGGATTCCCGTGGTGGTTGCTGTGGATACCGGTCTGTGTCGCGATCGGTTTCGATCAGGTCATGCATCCCAACTCGCTGATCGCGTCGCTGGTGGTCGGAGCGGTCGGGTTGGCCGCTTCGATCTGGCTGTACTGGCGTGCTGTTCGATCGGGTAACGCGGCATCAGAATCGTGGAAAATGAAGCTGTCCGGTGGCAGTATCGCAGCCGCCTACCTAGCACTGGACGAAATCGAGAACGCTCAGATTCGCTGA
- a CDS encoding ECF-type sigma factor: MSNDANISHWIDLVKTGDSIAANRIWQHYFDRLVRTVRARLYGQNRAVSDEEDIVLSVFDSFYHAAENGRFPDLSDRDDLWRLLLRMSARKVVDKRRRDQRQRRGGDVNVHSLDQTGDAANIIEAIGDEPSPEMALMMQESIEQFFSHLGVGQLGELAGAKLEGYSNAELAERFGCSERTIERRLHLIREKCQQELLEDNEHPSEKTNDRGAGTDR, from the coding sequence ATGTCGAACGACGCGAACATCAGCCACTGGATCGATCTGGTGAAGACCGGTGATTCGATTGCCGCGAACCGTATCTGGCAGCACTATTTCGATCGTCTGGTGCGCACCGTTCGAGCCCGATTGTATGGGCAGAACCGAGCGGTTTCGGACGAGGAAGATATCGTGTTGAGCGTCTTCGACAGTTTCTATCATGCAGCCGAAAACGGCCGGTTTCCGGACTTGTCCGATCGAGACGACTTGTGGCGATTGTTGCTGCGAATGTCGGCCAGAAAGGTTGTCGACAAGCGGCGACGCGACCAGCGGCAGCGGCGCGGTGGCGACGTCAACGTTCACTCATTGGATCAAACCGGGGACGCTGCCAACATCATCGAAGCAATTGGCGACGAGCCATCGCCGGAAATGGCCCTGATGATGCAAGAATCGATCGAACAGTTTTTTTCGCATTTAGGTGTCGGGCAGCTCGGCGAATTAGCGGGTGCTAAGTTAGAGGGGTATTCGAACGCGGAACTTGCCGAGCGTTTTGGATGCTCTGAACGGACGATCGAACGTCGTTTGCACCTGATTCGTGAAAAATGTCAGCAAGAATTGTTGGAAGACAATGAGCATCCGTCAGAAAAAACTAACGATCGAGGCGCTGGAACGGATCGATGA
- a CDS encoding PH domain-containing protein translates to MADEKIIWDAEFNPAVTHYWLLSGAILCVITIFGIVLLPFWLVFGSLVTRRYLASYDCKLTSRNLKFSKGILTRREKTVPLDRITDLGLTQGPIMRLFGIEALTIETAGQSAQGALLQLSGIRDGRQFRDKVLAQRDLVVGSEEDRKGHRLESQETTLKPDSGELSEILEVLKRIEQRLAANRSE, encoded by the coding sequence ATGGCAGACGAAAAGATCATTTGGGACGCAGAGTTTAATCCCGCAGTGACACACTATTGGCTGTTGAGCGGCGCCATCCTTTGCGTGATTACCATCTTTGGGATCGTGCTGCTACCGTTTTGGTTGGTGTTCGGCAGCTTGGTGACGCGGCGGTATCTGGCCAGTTATGACTGCAAACTGACCAGTCGGAATTTGAAGTTTTCGAAAGGGATTTTGACACGGCGAGAGAAGACGGTGCCGCTAGATCGGATCACCGATCTCGGTCTGACTCAGGGCCCCATCATGCGTTTGTTCGGCATCGAGGCACTGACGATCGAAACGGCGGGCCAGTCCGCCCAGGGGGCACTTCTGCAGTTGTCTGGCATTCGCGATGGCCGGCAATTCCGAGACAAGGTGCTGGCACAACGGGATCTTGTTGTGGGCAGCGAGGAGGATCGGAAAGGCCATCGGTTGGAATCCCAAGAGACAACCCTGAAGCCGGACAGTGGCGAGTTGAGTGAGATCCTTGAGGTGCTGAAGCGGATCGAGCAGCGATTGGCAGCCAACCGATCCGAGTAA